TTACTGAGAACCCACATGAAGGAGTTTCAACAGATCTGAAGCTGTACGATGAATCATGGAAGTATCCCGAGAAGACCCAAACCGTGAAAGACACACCTGAAGGAGTTTCAAAGGCGCTGAAGCCGTTTGATGAAACATGGAATATTGATCCCAATAAGAGCGGAACCGTGAAAAACTCTGCTATTAATCCAAAGGAAGATAGCCCAACAGTACTGATCTCTTACAATTCCAAGGTTACAGTGACCTCCAATGCTGTGACTGCGAGGACGAGAGTGCGGCACCACGACAAAGATGATCTACACGCAGAGATCAGGACACCCACTGCCATGGAGGATCCTTGGAAAATCAAGAAGACACTAACGGAGAGTGATCTTGGTAATATGAGCCGGCTCTTGCTGAAAACAACTTGGGTCAGGCATCATGTTTTGCCATTCTTGGATACCGATATCATTAGAGAAGTTGAGAGTGAGGGCATCCGCATTTACGTTTGGGATCGCGATTGTCAGTCCGCACACGAGTTGGTTCTCAAGAAGTGGAAAACCTCTAAGAGTTACGTTTTGATCAATATGTGGCACAAAGATTTTGTGAACAGGAGGAACTTGAAGAAAGGGGATGTCATTGGCCTTTATTGGGATCCCTCTAATTCAATGCTCCATTTTAGCGTTCTACGACGTCGGGCTGATCTGATTGCTCAACCAAATCGCTAAGTTTTTAACTGGATGCtggataaattaatatagatttgTACTAATATATTGAAGTTGTACTGGGATGTGGGATAATATCATGTTGTCATCTAGCTTAGAcgatatttatattataaccaAATGTCAATCATCGCTTCTGCTTTTAACCCGTTCGCTCGTTGTCCATATCCCCCCATGTTGGTATCTTCGATTTCACTAGCCATATCAACATGAATGATGGAAGTCATTGCTCTATCTGGTGAATCTATTTTTCACCTTACTGACGTTAGCATCAAAGCACGCTGATTGTAATTAGGTATTGTAATGAAGGCATGAGGGCTGGAGCTGCTTGTACACCATGCTTTAGATGCATGTATGGCTGAAGAAATTCGCTGTTTTACCAAGTCATGCTATCATGGGATTAGTCCAAAAACTGAAATGTTGCTGGTTGGGCAGGACCGTAGGAGACACtctgtttttctttaattttttttttttttttttttgtataatgaAGCAGTGCCATATGATACATGTAAGTTATCAAAGAAATACAAAGAACTTCAcaagtttttgttaaaaataaaaaattaaaattaaaaaaaaaaaatcctatcgCCTCTGGAAGTACAACATTTTAATGGACACAGCAAAGATAAATGCAAAGAGTAATGCAAACCCAACAATGACAGCTGCAGCCACTCCCACGAACTCATGTTTGAAACCAAAACACTCTCTCACAAAATCTTCCACTGTTTCCCCAGTATCAAAGATGTCCTTCTTATCCCCAAACTGTGCTGCAACCAACCCGTAAAGGgtccaagctaatggacatgcCCATGAGTACCATCCCCACCAAATTGGGATCCTCTGTTTTTTACCAGGTAGGAAAATGAAAGAtgaggaaaaaataataataataattactcgAGGGTAATATGTATAGAAGATGAAAAAGAGATACGCTTGAAAGAATTGAGAGTATAAGAACTTACAGGTCTTATATGAGGTCTAAATTATGATATGATCCATTTTGCTTTTGGGatttgtctttctttttaaaaaaatctgttatttCATTTCTCCTCTATGATAACTTGAAAGCGGGTTTCAGCCCATATTTGAccgaatttttcttgttttctatttttttttagttttgtgaATAGAAAATGACtggtttaactttttttttttatttaataaaatttaaaaattaaaaataaataaatatcaatcaAAATTTTGATCATTTGAGAGGCGAGCAGCATCATCCCTAATTTAGTATCATTTTAAATTAGGGATGACAATCCGTGTTATATGATACATATTCTTATTAGATCATCacgaaaaaaaaatcaactctatcttgatttaaataattaaaaaaatattaattgtatttaaaaaaaatttatttctttaggtatcaattattgatatgctaaaaattataaaattgtaaataaaatttaaattttaaaatgaaactgaaaaaatcaatgtttgtaagatttttataagaaaaatagtaaGTATACATAAACTACTCATAGCTAAATAAGTCATTGAGATTTACATCATTTGAATTTGTGTCAAGTCAATTGCGCTTGTGTCTGGTCAACcatcttttttttatcagtataaGCTCTTCATTACCAAtaggtttatatatacatatatatatatatatatatatatatatatatatatatatattatataaatctaCTTAAAACACATCATTGGCATATGCTTTAAGTTGTTACTATTTATGGACAAAACATCTACTTTTTACATTAAGGCATCTTTGGATTGTGTCAAGAggtttaaaaagtattttaatagctttaaaagtattttaataataaaattaggttgtttgatttatacatattaaattattttttaatataaataaaattaaaaagtacatTTTAGGAAAAGTATCAAATTTGatgtttttcttcaaatttactTTTCCAGATATTACAGAATGTTGTTacacttttaaaataaaatttgaatgagcaaaaatactgatataaattttatataattataactttacTCTTATCTTATGCATTATTGTATTGCTATCTCActtatgaaatgatttttttttcattttaaatactgaaaattcttttaaattattttcatttttttattataaaatttgatttctaTCAAGAATAtgattatgatttttaaaaaatcaaatgaccTTTTATgtctctaaaatatttttaaaatttggtttcAAACAAATGTAATATGTTTATAAGTACTTTAGACATATGGTTTCTAAACAgtaaataacattttaataataatgtttattacttaaattattCAACTATAAGCCTTAAGCTAAAAGCTAAATTAATCTCCTCAATCTCAAACATGCACTAACTTTGACACATTTTAATTAAAGTAAAGATATTTGAAATCGTAAATTGTGTAATCACtaagtaattattttgaaaaaattaaataaaatatacaacttacataaaaaattaattttttaataattaattttatttatttttaaaataattacataatatttacacactttataattatatataaaattactctttTATATCAGATTCAAAGTGTTTAGTATCATAAGATGTCAACATTAAATTAAACAAACAGTAAGCTACCTGCCTATCACTGCTCAATAGGACAAAGGTGTAATTTAAGCCCATTCTAAAGTAGGCCGTTTCGTGGGCATGAATTAGAACCTATATTCGTGAacctatattattaaaatattatttttttaatattattattatattaaatttttattatattttatataataatttagaaaaattataataatgagataatataaaataaaataagatggatTAAGAGTATTTTTTAATCACAACGACATCTTGAGGTTACTTTTGTTTTAAGGTTTTTGGGGGGTTTGAGTTGGACCTAaacttgttttgtttatttatttatttatgaagttaggaaattaagaaacaaaatgataataaaatcttgaagtaACCAATAAAGCAAGGTGCTGTTTTAGCTTGGAAGGAATGAACTCGGACGTTAATATATACAGGTGTCATGCCTTGGGTGATAACCATGTGCAATcaacatttcaaaaaataaaataaaataaaatcattaaagaaataaaaagttttatttcaaaaaataaataaaatcaaaatatctaaaatgAAAGTGGTTTTTACAcgttttgaattgatttttgtttaaatttatgttaatttttttggtttgtttatagctttatttttttaaaattttatgtattttttatttaagtttagttttaaaaaatattaattttattttatcttatttctttttattttaatttttaccgacATAACATGTTGGCATGGCACTTTTTATTTTCAAGATGTCGGTTGTTATTTGTTTCaacattttattttgatatttaaaaaaaaaaattgtccatGTCGCCCCATTAATGGGGCATGGggacataataaaaaataaaaaataaaaaataaaaaaaagggaaagagaggaATGGTATGCTCCTTTACTTtgtggaaaaaatataattgcaaatataattgtgcactaatctgtacaccaatgtgatatgattggtgaaaaagtagattttattgaaaacggtattaatttaaattttaagtatgaatgaatcaatattggtacacagattagtacgcgactgtgcttgtatatagcaaaactatATTTTGTGTATCCTATCACTGTTTTCAGGTTCAGTTCTTCTGCTCCAAAACATTTACAATAAAACTTTTgtttaagagtaatgttaaatacaattttaaaataaataaattttgcatattttatttaaaaaatagtgtagtcaactattaaaaaaattaatttttaatgtaaatctcatatttattcttttttttaaaagtagtttaaatacatatttatcaaATAGTAAATAGCTATTGAAGTATAgacttattatttaagttataagccATAAACCCTAAAACTATAAACTATATTTTCCACTGTAATCCTAAACATGcacttattcttttttttaaaagagtgtATATGACTTACACACCTTATGATATACCtaaaactgcaaatatcatatctctttattaaaattgtaaaatttaattacatgTCTATTTAGAAGCTGTAATTTACAGTTAGAAGCTGCTATCGGTCTATATCAAACCACCTGAGGGATGGCTTGGTAGAGAATTCAGAGAGGGGTACACAACAAGTTGTTTGGAATGCCTTGTGGAAATTAGCAGTgcctaataaaattaaaaaatttcctTGGAGAGCATGTAAAGATGGTCTTTCAATATAGGCAAATCTTATGAAGAAAAATGTGATAAATGAAGCAAAGTGTAGTTTCTGTGAGCATCCAGTTGAGGATTTAAATCATGATGTGTTTAGCTACAATGttctttgaaattcttggaagaAGTTTAGTCCCAATTTGCCTATGAACCCGACTGTTAAATTCTTTGATTTAGTATCTCAAATTTGTCAAATGAAGGATTATGACAGTTTGGCTATGTTTTGTTCTCTGTCTTGGGGGTTTTGGTATGAAAGAAACCAGGAGATCTTCGAGAATGTAGCTCTACCCATAAAACAAGTTACTGAACATGCCATTGGCCTCTTGAGAAGCTTCCATTCCGTAAAGGAACAGACTCCTATACAAGTAAAGAAACATCTCAAATGATGTCCACCTCTAACTAAGTACTTGAAACTTAATACTGATGGGGCTTTGTTTTGTGACTTTAAGAAGGCTAGTATTAGGATGATTTAAAGGGATAATAAGGGTGAAGTGCTTATGGCAGCAAGGCTGAGGATGAAGTGGACAACCTTGAAATTATTGAACTCCTGGCTGTGTTCCGAGGGATGCAGATGTGTGTTGGTAGGTCCGTCATGAATCTCATTGTGGAATCTGACTATTTGTTGCTTGCTGATTCTTTGAACAAGAATGATATGCTTGATTCTGAACTTGGAGCTCTTTATGGTGAAGTTATGAGACTAAAAGCTTGTTTTGCTTCTTGTTCTTTCACACATGTATTTAGAGAGGGTAACTCGATAGCACACAGTCTTACACGATATGCTTGGAatgttgaaaatattaaaatgtggGAAGATTATTCCAAACTTTTTTTCTCAAGCCCTTTAGTTTGATAAatgtttgtaatatttgttaTCTTCAATGAAGTTGgtttttccattaaaaaaaattacatgtctatttattcttttaattacattgctaaaaaaaaaaactagcttGCAATCATTCCTCGTTATATACAAAGGACACGATTTTGATACATATGTTTAGAACTTTAAAGCACTAGTTTCAACATTTTCGAATTATGGCTGGGGTCtgttttatttggaaaaattccttttataaaTAGGGGTATAAGAATAAACCGACAAACCGAAAAATCAGACCAGTTGGTTCGGTCCGATTTTCGACCAGCTTGGTTTGGAATcggttttttcattttaaaaattggtcaAATCCGGTCTAAAatcggttttatattttttaacaccGAACCAGAccggttcacatattatatatatttttattaatttttaatattatctataatatattttatatataatatataattatgtataagataatatattatgatttataacataacattttaatcttaaacatgaatatttatttgatcatatgttttaaatataaaatatatatatatatattaaatacattttattgcctattaaattcttaatatatttcttttgataaatacattagtaatactaatatacttaatatattaaaacggGAAAACCAGACCGGAACCGGTAAATCGGACATATCGGTTTGGGGGATAACCGGTACATAATTGCTATTGAAAATACAAAATCGATACATACCAGTTCGGTCCTAGATATTATCTAAAACCGAACTGGTTACACCTTTATTTATAAATCCTTAGGAATTCTttaattttacattcatccTAGTAGGGATGTACAAGAAACCGGCGAACCGACCTACAACCGACCGCCGGACGCTGGAACCGGCCGGAACCAGGGAAGAACCGGTCGGCCGGTGGTAGAAATAAATAGAAACCGATCACGGTCGGTTTGGTCCCGGTTCGCCCACACAGAAAACCGGTAAACCGACCGAccgtatatatattttaaatatatatcttatataaaaaaatgccgCTTCAtatgaaacgacgtcgttttgttTAAGTgggtaacaaaaaaaaataagtgggACGATGTCGTTTGGTCTCAACCAAAAGGCGTCGTTTGGTTGGAATCAGGTTAGGGTTATTACCCTTCCCGTTTCCAGTTCCCCCCTTCCCTCTCCCTATTCTCTTCTGCTCCCCCcctgat
The genomic region above belongs to Carya illinoinensis cultivar Pawnee chromosome 4, C.illinoinensisPawnee_v1, whole genome shotgun sequence and contains:
- the LOC122306361 gene encoding B3 domain-containing protein At2g33720-like codes for the protein MKISRPESDQWITSRGLLSGRLLNLISGDHLGLFCNTKTPSATVSLDKNDVSVPESTLSCRFQSEAASVESKSSCGFDQGLVSTELTLFSGVQIEAKKRKAPEARSSLVSFARIHELFTENPHEGVSTDLKLYDESWKYPEKTQTVKDTPEGVSKALKPFDETWNIDPNKSGTVKNSAINPKEDSPTVLISYNSKVTVTSNAVTARTRVRHHDKDDLHAEIRTPTAMEDPWKIKKTLTESDLGNMSRLLLKTTWVRHHVLPFLDTDIIREVESEGIRIYVWDRDCQSAHELVLKKWKTSKSYVLINMWHKDFVNRRNLKKGDVIGLYWDPSNSMLHFSVLRRRADLIAQPNR